Proteins encoded in a region of the Marinomonas maritima genome:
- a CDS encoding aromatic ring-hydroxylating oxygenase subunit alpha, translating to MNQHDLLNARHTSIGEAKTAMADLLEKRSSNYSLDAALYNDPHMFRVDMEEVFQKEWLFVGMTSEIPKKGDYLTVEIGQNPVLVVRDAEGNINAFHNTCSHRGSVICTEHRGKVANLVCPYHQWTYDLKGNLLFAGTEMNKDFNLKEHGLRSAFCKSAGGFIFVCLGKTAPEDEFDEFLETLEAYMEPYDVENTKLAIESTMYERANWKLVLENNRECYHCSASHPELLNTLLEWDDTDDPRAPQDFHDHYAAQSAQWDAEGIPHKLRSFGSVQRNRIVRMPLKKGTKVMTIDGAEASKKMLGRIKNHELGSMRILHLPNSWNHMQSDHFIVFRVLPVSAQESIVTTKWFVHKDAVEGVDYDPENLRKVWDATNEQDKVLGERNQLGINSIGYRPGPYSETFEFGVINFLNWYSNTVQKNIKAK from the coding sequence ATGAATCAACACGATCTACTCAATGCACGCCACACCTCAATAGGTGAAGCGAAAACCGCCATGGCTGACTTGCTAGAAAAACGTTCTAGCAACTATTCACTTGATGCGGCACTTTATAACGACCCACACATGTTCAGAGTCGACATGGAAGAAGTCTTTCAAAAAGAATGGCTTTTTGTTGGCATGACCAGTGAAATCCCAAAAAAAGGCGATTACCTCACGGTAGAAATTGGGCAAAACCCCGTTTTAGTGGTGCGTGATGCAGAAGGCAACATCAACGCCTTTCATAACACCTGCTCTCATCGTGGATCGGTTATTTGTACCGAACACAGAGGCAAAGTCGCTAATCTAGTTTGCCCTTATCACCAGTGGACATATGACTTAAAAGGTAATCTGCTGTTCGCTGGCACAGAAATGAACAAAGATTTCAACTTGAAAGAACATGGCTTGAGATCCGCTTTTTGCAAATCGGCTGGTGGGTTTATTTTTGTTTGTTTAGGCAAAACGGCACCAGAAGATGAGTTCGATGAGTTTCTAGAAACATTAGAAGCCTATATGGAACCTTATGATGTTGAAAATACCAAATTAGCCATTGAATCTACCATGTACGAACGTGCTAACTGGAAATTGGTGCTAGAAAACAATCGTGAATGTTACCACTGTTCGGCCAGCCACCCAGAGCTACTCAATACATTATTGGAATGGGACGACACGGACGACCCGCGCGCACCACAAGACTTCCACGATCATTACGCAGCGCAATCAGCTCAATGGGATGCAGAAGGCATTCCACACAAACTTCGCAGCTTCGGTTCAGTACAGCGCAATCGCATCGTGCGCATGCCCTTGAAAAAAGGCACCAAGGTCATGACCATTGATGGCGCAGAAGCCAGCAAGAAAATGCTTGGGCGTATCAAAAATCATGAACTGGGCTCAATGCGAATTTTGCATCTACCGAACTCTTGGAACCACATGCAATCGGACCACTTTATTGTCTTTCGAGTGTTGCCTGTTTCCGCTCAAGAAAGCATTGTCACCACTAAATGGTTCGTGCATAAAGACGCGGTAGAAGGTGTCGACTATGATCCGGAGAACCTACGTAAAGTATGGGATGCCACCAACGAGCAAGACAAGGTACTCGGTGAACGCAACCAGCTTGGTATCAACTCAATCGGCTACCGTCCAGGACCGTACTCAGAAACCTTTGAATTTGGTGTGATCAACTTTTTAAATTGGTATTCGAATACCGTGCAAAAAAACATAAAAGCCAAATAG
- a CDS encoding hybrid-cluster NAD(P)-dependent oxidoreductase — MTDSTSTGANSDYFAPVNTQTWVNGRHNVRCVKVIHETWDVKTFCFMAQQPVMFFFKPGQFVTLELEIEGQQVMRSYTISSSPSVPYSFSITVKRVPGGEVSNWLHDNMAIGAELAVYGPVGQFNCIDFPAEKVLFLSGGVGITPLMSMSRWLFDTNAEVDITFIHSARSPRDVIYPRELDHMAARLDNFGLYLIVERMENGLPWQGYRGYLDESKLEMISPDFMEREIFCCGPAPYMKAVKNLLMARGFDMSHYHEESFGETPAAAVEDAKEQAEVAQAEADAVNQEDLLRIDFLNSGKSIQVMAGETLHNAAAKLDLMIPKACGMGICGTCKVLVKEGQTQMDHNGGITEEDIEAGYVLSCCTVPKSDVVLEY; from the coding sequence ATGACTGATTCAACTTCAACCGGTGCTAACTCCGACTACTTTGCCCCCGTTAATACACAGACTTGGGTAAACGGTCGTCATAACGTACGTTGTGTGAAAGTGATTCATGAAACGTGGGACGTGAAAACTTTTTGTTTTATGGCACAGCAACCCGTGATGTTCTTCTTTAAACCGGGTCAGTTTGTCACTTTGGAGTTGGAGATTGAAGGCCAGCAGGTGATGCGGTCTTATACCATATCTAGCTCGCCCTCTGTGCCTTACAGTTTTTCTATTACCGTTAAGCGTGTACCGGGTGGGGAAGTGTCGAATTGGCTGCATGACAACATGGCAATAGGCGCTGAGCTTGCTGTGTATGGGCCAGTAGGACAATTTAATTGCATCGACTTTCCTGCCGAGAAGGTACTGTTTCTGTCTGGTGGTGTGGGTATTACCCCCTTGATGTCGATGTCTCGTTGGTTATTTGATACGAATGCTGAAGTGGATATTACGTTCATACACAGTGCTCGTTCGCCTCGTGATGTGATTTATCCGCGTGAGTTGGATCACATGGCGGCACGTTTGGATAACTTCGGGCTGTATTTAATTGTTGAGCGAATGGAAAACGGTTTGCCTTGGCAGGGGTATCGAGGCTATCTGGATGAATCTAAGTTGGAAATGATTTCACCAGACTTTATGGAAAGAGAGATTTTTTGTTGTGGTCCCGCGCCTTACATGAAAGCAGTTAAAAACCTTCTCATGGCGAGAGGGTTTGATATGTCGCATTATCATGAAGAGTCCTTTGGTGAGACGCCAGCGGCTGCGGTAGAAGATGCGAAGGAACAAGCGGAAGTTGCGCAAGCGGAAGCTGACGCGGTTAATCAAGAAGACTTGCTTAGAATTGATTTTTTGAACAGTGGTAAAAGTATTCAAGTGATGGCAGGAGAGACCTTGCATAATGCCGCTGCGAAGTTGGATTTAATGATTCCAAAAGCTTGTGGTATGGGGATTTGCGGCACGTGTAAAGTGCTAGTAAAAGAAGGTCAAACACAGATGGATCATAACGGTGGGATTACTGAGGAAGACATTGAAGCTGGTTATGTTTTATCGTGTTGTACCGTGCCTAAGTCTGACGTTGTGTTGGAATATTAA